A region from the Corallococcus silvisoli genome encodes:
- a CDS encoding leucine-rich repeat domain-containing protein — translation MVEKKDAAEVWGREVSAKELWPRVEAAAGPGWSARLAPGWQGTAENGVLFHEGDLEADSLVIGPRPLVVSGNVRINGLLEDGHAADHTLLVVLGDLEAENIATFSTLFVAGDARIHGLLFGASLNDDLFCVAGGLTANTLAEGGHHLLVQGALDVEVLVGTNLTTAGAPRQRLPPHDALLPGTWRAVEEDEDGVLESTLDPQGLLAKLRAGEPVLEDTRISPADKAIAAVKAKAARGEQIPRLGLPLKQLKTLPEALFSLTWLEELTLDSNDIEALSPRIGELKALRVLSLESLPLTTLPVELCRLPALQSLSLRYCDKLTRLPDAFSELETLEELYLDAMALEDFPQVLLRLPRLKKLWWWRFFQTPPARLEALVAGMARMPGLTHAGFFQGNLTALPGNLSRLAGLKQFKLGLDRVPPAEVKRLEAALPPGCLRVGY, via the coding sequence ATGGTGGAGAAAAAGGACGCGGCGGAGGTGTGGGGACGAGAGGTGTCCGCGAAGGAGCTGTGGCCCCGCGTGGAGGCGGCGGCGGGCCCTGGCTGGTCGGCGCGACTGGCCCCGGGGTGGCAAGGCACCGCGGAGAACGGCGTCCTCTTCCACGAAGGAGACCTGGAGGCGGACTCGCTGGTCATCGGGCCCAGGCCGCTCGTCGTCTCCGGCAACGTCCGGATCAACGGCCTGCTCGAGGACGGACACGCGGCCGACCACACCCTCCTGGTGGTGCTGGGAGACCTGGAGGCGGAGAACATCGCGACGTTCTCCACCCTGTTCGTCGCGGGCGACGCGCGGATCCACGGACTCCTCTTCGGCGCCTCGCTGAATGACGACCTCTTCTGCGTCGCGGGGGGGCTGACGGCGAACACCCTCGCCGAGGGGGGCCACCACCTCCTGGTCCAGGGAGCGCTCGACGTGGAGGTGCTCGTGGGCACCAACCTCACCACCGCGGGCGCCCCTCGCCAGCGGCTCCCTCCGCACGACGCGCTCCTTCCCGGCACCTGGCGCGCGGTGGAAGAAGACGAGGATGGCGTCCTCGAATCGACGCTCGACCCGCAAGGGCTCCTGGCGAAGCTGCGCGCGGGGGAGCCCGTGCTGGAGGACACGCGGATCAGCCCGGCGGACAAGGCCATCGCCGCCGTGAAGGCGAAGGCGGCGCGTGGCGAGCAAATCCCTCGGCTCGGGCTCCCGCTGAAACAACTGAAGACCCTCCCCGAGGCGCTCTTCTCGCTCACCTGGCTGGAGGAGCTCACGCTCGACAGCAACGACATCGAGGCGCTCTCCCCTCGCATTGGCGAGCTGAAGGCGCTGCGGGTCCTCTCCCTGGAGTCCCTCCCGCTGACGACCCTCCCCGTGGAGCTCTGCCGCCTCCCCGCGCTCCAGTCGCTGAGCCTGCGGTATTGCGACAAGCTCACGCGGCTCCCGGACGCGTTCAGCGAGCTGGAGACGCTGGAGGAGCTGTACCTCGACGCGATGGCGCTGGAGGACTTTCCCCAGGTGCTGCTCCGGCTGCCGCGACTCAAGAAGCTCTGGTGGTGGCGCTTCTTCCAGACGCCACCCGCGCGCCTTGAAGCGCTGGTGGCCGGCATGGCGCGGATGCCCGGGCTGACCCACGCCGGGTTCTTCCAGGGGAACCTGACCGCCCTGCCTGGGAACCTCTCCCGGCTCGCCGGACTCAAGCAGTTCAAGCTGGGACTCGACCGCGTCCCCCCGGCGGAGGTGAAGCGCCTGGAGGCCGCGCTGCCACCGGGCTGTCTGCGCGTGGGCTACTGA
- a CDS encoding YybH family protein produces MASVDTDRQQLMALLEQYRAGFEALDVARLQALWDREYPHLVYVPQERAKPVQGWVGIAKYYDGLRDHLAKGARMSLADVWLDVMGETAFAFLTYHYEGARVDIEGPYANDGRVSFVFHRKAGTWKAIHYHESAPGPV; encoded by the coding sequence ATGGCGTCGGTGGACACGGACAGGCAGCAGTTGATGGCGTTGCTGGAGCAGTACCGCGCGGGCTTCGAGGCCCTGGACGTCGCCCGGCTCCAGGCGCTCTGGGATCGCGAGTACCCGCACCTCGTCTACGTCCCGCAGGAGCGAGCGAAGCCGGTGCAGGGCTGGGTGGGCATCGCGAAGTACTACGACGGCCTCCGGGACCATCTGGCGAAGGGCGCGCGCATGTCCCTGGCGGACGTGTGGCTCGACGTGATGGGGGAGACGGCCTTCGCCTTCCTCACCTACCACTACGAGGGGGCGCGGGTGGACATCGAGGGCCCGTACGCGAACGACGGGCGCGTGAGCTTCGTCTTCCACCGCAAGGCCGGGACGTGGAAGGCGATCCACTACCACGAGTCCGCTCCCGGCCCGGTGTGA
- a CDS encoding SDR family NAD(P)-dependent oxidoreductase, whose protein sequence is MNVLVTGATGLIGNAIAQRLAKQGDSVSALVRDPARAAKLLPASVRLIPGDITSPGTLPAAMQDVELVFHAAGMPEQWQRDDSIFDRVNRQGSVNVLSAAHAAKVRRVVYTSTMDVFGAPRGGELTEANIDHQHKPTAYERSKQDAERAVEAIRQQGLDVVYVNPSAVYGPSPVHVGLNSFFIQLLNKKAPLLPPGGMSVVYVDGVTDAHLAAAGRGVNGERYLVSDQYVSNADLALAIHQAAGAGKPPAVAPVFLMEALARVSAPLARVFPFTPLVAPGQLSFMRWEAHVNASKAQRELGFRPTPLTDGVARTLAFLRDQGLVPRA, encoded by the coding sequence ATGAACGTCCTCGTCACCGGGGCCACCGGCCTCATCGGCAACGCCATCGCCCAGCGGCTCGCGAAGCAGGGGGACTCCGTAAGCGCGCTCGTGCGGGACCCGGCCCGGGCCGCGAAGCTGCTCCCCGCCTCCGTGCGGCTCATCCCCGGGGACATCACCTCCCCGGGCACGCTGCCCGCCGCGATGCAGGACGTGGAGCTCGTCTTCCACGCCGCGGGCATGCCGGAGCAGTGGCAGCGCGATGACAGCATCTTCGACCGCGTGAACCGCCAGGGCAGCGTGAACGTCCTGTCCGCCGCGCACGCCGCGAAGGTGCGCCGCGTGGTCTACACCTCCACCATGGATGTCTTTGGCGCGCCCCGGGGCGGGGAGCTCACCGAAGCCAACATCGACCACCAGCACAAGCCCACCGCCTACGAGCGCTCCAAGCAGGATGCCGAGCGCGCCGTGGAGGCCATCCGCCAGCAGGGCCTGGACGTCGTCTACGTCAACCCGTCCGCCGTCTACGGTCCCAGCCCCGTGCACGTGGGCCTCAACTCCTTCTTCATCCAGCTGCTCAACAAGAAGGCCCCGCTGCTCCCGCCGGGCGGCATGTCCGTGGTCTACGTGGACGGCGTCACCGACGCGCACCTCGCCGCCGCTGGACGCGGCGTCAACGGCGAGCGCTACCTCGTCTCCGACCAGTACGTGAGCAACGCGGACCTCGCCCTCGCCATCCATCAGGCCGCGGGGGCCGGCAAGCCGCCCGCCGTGGCGCCCGTCTTCCTGATGGAGGCCCTGGCCCGCGTGTCCGCGCCGCTCGCGCGCGTGTTCCCCTTCACGCCGCTCGTCGCTCCGGGCCAGCTCTCGTTCATGCGCTGGGAGGCCCACGTGAACGCCTCCAAGGCACAGCGCGAGCTGGGCTTCCGCCCCACCCCGCTCACGGACGGCGTGGCGCGCACGCTGGCCTTCCTGCGCGACCAGGGGCTCGTCCCCCGGGCGTAG
- a CDS encoding TetR/AcrR family transcriptional regulator, whose amino-acid sequence MKLPKTSTDDATGGAMRADARRNRDRLLVAADAVFSERGADASLNDVAKEAGVGIGTLYRHFPTREALLGATCDERFLKLAQESRERSASVSALEALRLFLEELVHYAGLYQGLAASLGIVLRSGTVGCHATTEEGQRLLEAAQRAGEVRGDISLDDVVCMAMAISLSAAQDASGPKRIPRLTGMFIDGLRPAREAAVTHGARKR is encoded by the coding sequence ATGAAGCTCCCGAAGACATCGACGGACGACGCGACCGGCGGCGCCATGCGCGCGGATGCGCGGCGCAATCGCGACAGGCTGCTCGTGGCGGCCGACGCCGTGTTCTCCGAGCGCGGCGCGGACGCGTCGCTCAATGACGTGGCGAAGGAGGCGGGCGTCGGCATCGGGACGCTCTACCGCCACTTCCCGACGCGCGAGGCGCTGCTCGGCGCGACCTGTGACGAGCGGTTCCTGAAGCTCGCGCAGGAGAGCCGCGAGCGGTCGGCTTCCGTGTCGGCGCTCGAAGCCCTGCGCCTCTTCCTGGAGGAGCTGGTGCACTACGCGGGCCTCTACCAGGGGCTCGCGGCGTCGCTGGGCATCGTGCTGCGGAGCGGCACCGTGGGGTGTCACGCGACGACGGAGGAAGGACAGCGCCTGCTGGAGGCCGCGCAGCGCGCGGGAGAGGTTCGCGGCGACATCTCCCTGGATGACGTGGTGTGCATGGCGATGGCGATCTCCCTCTCCGCCGCGCAGGACGCGTCCGGGCCCAAGCGCATTCCACGCCTCACCGGCATGTTCATCGATGGGCTCCGCCCCGCGCGCGAGGCGGCCGTCACGCATGGCGCGCGGAAACGTTGA